From a region of the Acinetobacter larvae genome:
- the feoB gene encoding ferrous iron transporter B, which translates to MSEALRIALVGNPNCGKTSLFNHLTGTRQKVANYAGVTVERKMGQFSLASGRPVRVLDLPGTYSLNATSPDEAVTRDVVKGNIAEEAEQDAFVCVVDATNLRLHLGLVLEMMALGKPLLVVLNMMDEARRRGMQINTEKLSQRLGVPVVETVAVRDSGIETLKNALEQERFSVPQRELSDVRLSGEPHQQVEQVEQVLRDVVVFVEEQDKRTDFFDRIFLHPVWGLITLTVLMFVIFQAVFAWAGPVQDLIVEGFEWLGETIGGFLTDGSMLQSLVVDGIIGGAGGVMEFLPQILILFFFILVLEESGYLPRAAFLLDKLMFKAGLSGRAFIPLLSSFACAVPGVMATRSIGDPRDRLVTIMVAPLMTCSARLPVYALLIGAFIPEQTIWGLFNLQGLVLFGLYAGGVVSALLVAFVMKLFQKDKSPHALLMELPSYQIPDPKSILIGVLDRGKIFIKRVGGIILALTIILWFLCTFPQPPEGATLPDIDYSIAGMLGHLLQPIFAPLGFNWQIVVALIPAMAAREMVVAALGTVYALSTGDEDSTAQALSEWITADGSGWSLATALSLLVWFIYAPHCLATLATVKRETGSWGTVSVMTIYLFGLAYLMSFFTYQIAVQIWG; encoded by the coding sequence ATGTCAGAAGCATTACGTATAGCCCTCGTGGGTAATCCAAACTGTGGTAAAACCTCTTTATTTAACCATTTGACTGGGACACGGCAAAAAGTTGCCAACTATGCTGGGGTCACTGTTGAGCGGAAAATGGGGCAATTCAGCTTGGCTTCGGGGCGTCCAGTTCGCGTGTTGGATTTGCCAGGAACCTATAGCTTAAACGCCACCAGTCCCGATGAAGCGGTTACTCGCGATGTGGTCAAAGGCAATATTGCTGAAGAAGCAGAGCAAGATGCTTTTGTCTGTGTTGTTGATGCCACCAACTTACGTCTACATCTAGGTCTCGTACTGGAAATGATGGCATTGGGCAAACCACTGTTGGTGGTGCTCAATATGATGGACGAGGCACGCCGTCGTGGCATGCAAATCAATACCGAAAAACTTTCACAACGCTTGGGCGTGCCTGTTGTAGAAACTGTTGCAGTGCGTGATTCGGGTATTGAAACCCTGAAAAATGCTTTAGAGCAAGAACGTTTTAGTGTGCCACAACGTGAACTCAGTGACGTACGTTTGAGTGGTGAACCACATCAACAAGTCGAACAAGTCGAACAAGTCCTGCGTGATGTAGTGGTTTTCGTTGAAGAACAAGATAAGCGTACCGATTTCTTTGATCGTATTTTCTTACATCCAGTTTGGGGCTTAATCACATTAACAGTGTTGATGTTTGTGATCTTTCAAGCAGTTTTTGCTTGGGCTGGACCTGTACAAGATTTGATTGTTGAGGGCTTTGAGTGGTTAGGTGAAACCATCGGTGGCTTCTTAACTGACGGCAGTATGCTACAAAGTCTGGTGGTCGACGGCATTATTGGTGGTGCTGGCGGCGTGATGGAGTTCTTGCCACAAATTCTTATCTTGTTCTTTTTTATCTTGGTTTTAGAAGAATCAGGGTATTTACCTCGGGCAGCATTCTTACTCGATAAGCTGATGTTTAAAGCAGGACTGAGTGGTCGCGCTTTTATTCCATTATTGTCCAGTTTTGCTTGTGCTGTACCTGGTGTTATGGCAACGCGTAGCATTGGTGATCCGCGTGATCGTTTAGTTACGATCATGGTTGCTCCTCTTATGACCTGTTCGGCACGTTTACCAGTATATGCGCTATTAATTGGTGCTTTTATTCCTGAGCAAACCATATGGGGTCTTTTTAATTTACAAGGCTTAGTACTATTTGGTTTATATGCTGGCGGTGTTGTCAGTGCCTTGTTGGTTGCCTTTGTGATGAAACTCTTTCAAAAAGACAAGTCACCACATGCCTTGCTGATGGAATTACCCAGTTATCAAATCCCCGATCCTAAAAGTATTTTAATTGGTGTATTGGATCGCGGTAAAATCTTTATTAAACGTGTTGGTGGGATTATCTTGGCATTAACCATTATTTTATGGTTCTTGTGTACCTTCCCTCAACCGCCAGAAGGGGCAACACTACCTGATATCGACTACAGTATTGCAGGGATGTTAGGGCATTTGTTACAACCGATTTTTGCACCATTGGGCTTTAATTGGCAGATTGTGGTGGCATTGATTCCTGCCATGGCGGCACGTGAAATGGTTGTTGCCGCATTGGGTACGGTGTACGCTCTATCGACTGGGGATGAAGACAGCACAGCACAAGCTTTATCTGAGTGGATCACTGCCGATGGTTCGGGTTGGTCTTTGGCAACGGCTTTGTCATTGTTGGTTTGGTTCATTTATGCACCACATTGTCTGGCGACCTTAGCCACTGTGAAACGCGAAACAGGCTCATGGGGCACAGTCTCTGTGATGACGATATATCTGTTTGGTTTAGCGTATTTGATGTCATTCTTTACCTATCAAATCGCAGTCCAAATCTGGGGTTAA
- a CDS encoding FeoA family protein translates to MRLSDLKVKQTAVITEVLRDSESDSHLDMIASRLETLGFVPGTRVRVITKGIFGGDPILIQVGFTRFALRKVEAAKIKITDVDQGAA, encoded by the coding sequence GTGCGTTTGTCAGATTTGAAAGTAAAACAGACAGCTGTGATCACCGAGGTTTTGCGGGACTCGGAGAGTGATAGCCATCTAGATATGATAGCCAGTCGTTTGGAAACATTAGGATTTGTACCTGGAACACGGGTTCGTGTTATTACCAAAGGTATATTTGGAGGGGACCCCATTTTGATACAAGTCGGTTTTACACGTTTTGCATTGCGCAAAGTAGAGGCAGCAAAAATTAAAATTACCGATGTCGATCAAGGGGCTGCATAA
- the xerD gene encoding site-specific tyrosine recombinase XerD, translating to MLNKKPRIPAAIRIPEHLSCLQGFRDDLIAQTVSPHTRNAYLSDLIQADSCVKTPLELCAHQDISDIILSLTKQGKSPRSIARTLSALRAFFKFLRLQNIRSDNPMAEHKTPKIGRALPKDLSEQDVEALLQAPDIQTALGLRDRAMLEVLYACGLRVSELINLRVDLINLKQGYLRVLGKGNKERLVPLGEVAREWIERYIQQARPTLCQFATDYLFLTQRGGIMSRQNFWYAIKRYALQANIQAELSPHTLRHAFATHLLNHGADLRVVQMLLGHSDLSTTQIYTHVAQVRMQQLHADFHPRA from the coding sequence ATGCTCAATAAAAAACCACGTATTCCTGCTGCAATTCGTATTCCAGAACATTTAAGCTGTTTACAGGGTTTCCGCGACGATCTCATTGCACAAACCGTCAGCCCACATACCCGTAATGCTTATTTATCCGACTTAATCCAAGCAGATAGCTGTGTCAAAACCCCTTTAGAGCTGTGTGCGCATCAAGATATTTCCGATATTATTTTAAGCCTGACCAAGCAGGGCAAAAGCCCCCGCTCCATTGCACGAACCCTCTCGGCATTAAGAGCTTTTTTTAAGTTTCTACGCCTACAAAATATTCGTAGCGACAATCCGATGGCTGAGCATAAAACGCCCAAAATTGGTCGTGCGCTCCCCAAAGACTTATCTGAACAAGATGTAGAAGCCCTATTACAAGCCCCCGATATTCAGACCGCTTTGGGGCTGCGAGACCGTGCCATGCTAGAAGTGCTCTATGCTTGCGGTCTACGGGTCAGTGAACTGATCAATTTACGTGTTGATCTGATCAATCTCAAACAAGGTTATCTACGTGTCTTGGGCAAAGGCAATAAAGAACGTTTGGTCCCCTTAGGAGAAGTCGCACGAGAATGGATCGAACGTTATATACAACAAGCGCGCCCAACACTCTGTCAGTTTGCTACCGATTATTTATTTCTGACCCAACGTGGTGGCATCATGAGTCGTCAGAATTTTTGGTATGCCATTAAGCGTTATGCACTGCAAGCCAATATTCAAGCCGAACTCTCTCCCCATACCCTAAGACATGCTTTTGCAACCCATTTACTCAATCATGGTGCAGACCTGCGTGTGGTGCAAATGTTGCTAGGTCATAGTGATTTATCGACAACACAAATCTATACCCACGTGGCACAAGTCCGTATGCAACAACTACATGCCGATTTCCACCCGCGTGCTTAA
- a CDS encoding DsbC family protein, which translates to MRLNSSKALLSCALLSGLLLSACSNSDKQQKDTTLTATTPATGEATTIAERNAQQRLIETLHKNFEAAGVHAKILEIKNTELSNLYWVKLDGLEPVYATADGKYIIQGQVIRLGDKELIEISESVKAEDNKALLSKLNTADLIVYPANGPAKHVVYIFTDVSCPYCHKLHQQIAHINSKGIEVRYIASPRADEFKAAMESVWCSKDRRAAFDKAIAGETLAAASCQNPVEAQTELGAQMGIKGTPAIYSSHGEYLGAYMSAEDLVKRLTP; encoded by the coding sequence ATGCGATTAAACTCTTCAAAAGCACTGCTCAGCTGTGCATTGCTATCAGGACTTTTGTTAAGTGCCTGTTCCAATTCTGACAAGCAACAAAAAGACACCACCCTCACCGCAACCACACCTGCCACTGGCGAAGCAACCACCATTGCTGAACGTAATGCCCAACAGCGCCTGATTGAAACCTTACATAAAAATTTCGAGGCTGCTGGCGTCCATGCCAAAATTCTTGAAATCAAAAACACTGAATTGTCCAATCTGTATTGGGTGAAATTGGATGGTTTAGAACCCGTCTATGCCACCGCAGATGGTAAATATATTATTCAAGGGCAAGTCATCCGGCTCGGTGACAAAGAACTGATTGAAATCAGTGAATCGGTCAAAGCTGAAGACAATAAGGCACTCTTATCCAAACTGAACACTGCAGATCTCATCGTTTACCCTGCAAACGGTCCAGCCAAACATGTCGTCTATATTTTTACCGATGTCAGCTGCCCATATTGTCATAAGCTCCATCAGCAAATTGCTCATATAAACAGTAAGGGCATTGAAGTACGCTATATCGCCTCGCCTCGTGCGGATGAGTTTAAAGCTGCAATGGAAAGCGTATGGTGTAGTAAAGACCGCCGCGCTGCCTTTGATAAAGCAATTGCCGGTGAAACATTGGCTGCTGCAAGTTGTCAGAATCCAGTCGAAGCACAAACTGAACTGGGGGCTCAAATGGGGATTAAGGGTACACCTGCTATCTATAGCAGCCATGGCGAATATCTCGGCGCGTATATGTCTGCAGAAGACTTAGTCAAGCGCTTAACCCCATAA
- a CDS encoding SIMPL domain-containing protein: MNNKMISNKSLWGFAFILSLGFILAAAVMGYAFKQSNNSNNSITVKGLAEKPIQADLARWEINYISAPVSDSISEAYQQLDQQVKNIQKFFLDHGFKAEEIQLNNKSSQPAYEEVDLGDGRFRQQLVGYRARQSIIINSRDIAKIAKAAKDIYVLDEQGLSINEKPQYLVSNLEEIKMSLIANATKNAYSRANEFAKVGGVKVSNMRSASQGAFYILPESGSDEDSDYGGAYDKTTIEKIARVVVTINYAID, translated from the coding sequence ATAAACAATAAAATGATCAGCAATAAAAGCTTATGGGGTTTCGCCTTTATTTTAAGTCTGGGTTTTATCCTTGCTGCTGCAGTCATGGGCTATGCCTTCAAGCAAAGCAATAATAGTAATAACTCAATTACTGTAAAAGGTCTGGCAGAAAAACCCATACAAGCCGATTTAGCACGTTGGGAAATCAACTACATCAGTGCGCCTGTCAGCGACAGTATTAGTGAGGCCTATCAACAGCTTGATCAGCAGGTCAAAAACATTCAAAAGTTCTTTTTAGACCATGGTTTTAAAGCAGAAGAAATCCAGCTCAATAACAAAAGCTCACAACCAGCCTATGAAGAGGTCGATCTGGGTGATGGTCGTTTCAGACAACAGCTGGTCGGCTACCGCGCCAGACAAAGCATTATTATTAACAGCCGTGATATTGCCAAAATTGCCAAAGCAGCCAAAGATATTTATGTCTTGGATGAACAGGGATTAAGCATTAATGAAAAACCACAATATCTGGTGTCCAATCTTGAAGAAATTAAAATGTCTTTGATCGCCAATGCAACTAAAAATGCTTATAGCCGCGCCAATGAATTTGCCAAAGTCGGCGGTGTCAAAGTCAGCAACATGCGCTCTGCTAGTCAAGGGGCATTTTATATCCTGCCAGAAAGCGGCTCTGACGAAGACAGTGATTATGGCGGTGCTTATGACAAAACCACCATCGAAAAAATTGCGCGTGTCGTCGTGACCATTAACTATGCCATCGACTAA
- a CDS encoding homoserine dehydrogenase, which produces MKPVRLAILGLGTVGGGVLKLLQENAAEIRRRTGREIEITYVGTRRPRPDLNLPASIKQSADLIDIVKQADVDVVVEVMGGIHPAYEVITEALKHGKQVVTANKALLAEHGNELFKIADDHNVQITYEAAVAGGIPIIKVIREGLAANKIEWIAGIINGTGNFILTEMREKGRAFADVLKEAQQLGYAEADPTFDVEGIDAAHKLTILASCAFGIPLQFDKVYTEGISKITAQDVSYAENLGYRIKHLGIARRTHKGIELRVHPTLIPEEELLANVNGVKNAVLVQSNAVGPTLYYGAGAGAGPTASAVVADIIDIVRDIIYTEDGAGTIPQLAFEALADTPVLDSTEMTTGYYIRLNAEDQTGVLANVTTILSRAGIGIDAIMQQPRLKDLIPIVIMTDPVVESKMNDVLAEIQALSEIHGEIVRIRIELLEN; this is translated from the coding sequence GTGAAACCAGTTCGTCTGGCAATACTCGGTCTCGGTACCGTAGGTGGTGGAGTCCTTAAACTATTACAAGAAAACGCTGCTGAGATTAGACGCCGCACAGGTCGAGAAATTGAAATTACCTATGTCGGCACGCGTCGCCCTCGTCCCGATTTAAACTTACCTGCTTCGATAAAACAAAGTGCTGATCTGATTGACATTGTCAAACAAGCTGATGTGGATGTGGTCGTAGAAGTTATGGGCGGGATCCATCCAGCCTATGAGGTGATTACCGAAGCATTAAAACACGGTAAACAAGTCGTCACAGCCAACAAAGCCTTATTGGCTGAGCATGGTAACGAATTATTTAAAATCGCCGATGATCATAATGTACAGATTACCTACGAGGCAGCAGTTGCAGGCGGTATCCCGATTATTAAAGTGATTCGTGAAGGTTTAGCGGCCAATAAAATCGAATGGATTGCAGGCATCATCAATGGTACTGGCAACTTTATTTTGACCGAAATGCGTGAAAAAGGTCGTGCTTTTGCCGATGTACTTAAAGAAGCACAACAATTGGGCTATGCCGAAGCAGATCCAACCTTCGATGTAGAAGGTATTGATGCTGCACATAAATTAACAATCTTAGCGTCATGCGCATTTGGTATTCCCTTACAGTTTGACAAAGTCTATACCGAAGGAATTAGCAAAATTACCGCCCAAGATGTTAGCTATGCCGAAAATCTTGGCTATCGTATCAAACACTTAGGGATTGCCCGCCGCACCCATAAAGGCATTGAACTACGTGTACACCCCACCCTGATTCCGGAAGAAGAGCTACTTGCCAATGTCAACGGCGTCAAAAATGCCGTCTTGGTACAGTCTAATGCTGTTGGTCCAACATTGTATTATGGTGCGGGTGCAGGTGCAGGTCCAACGGCCTCTGCGGTGGTTGCCGATATTATTGATATCGTGCGTGACATTATCTATACCGAAGATGGTGCGGGAACCATTCCGCAGTTGGCATTTGAAGCCTTGGCAGATACACCGGTATTAGACAGCACAGAAATGACTACTGGTTACTATATCCGTCTCAATGCTGAAGACCAAACTGGTGTATTGGCCAATGTCACCACCATTTTAAGTCGCGCAGGTATTGGGATTGATGCCATAATGCAGCAACCTCGTTTAAAAGATTTAATCCCGATTGTGATTATGACCGATCCTGTGGTTGAGTCCAAAATGAACGACGTCCTAGCTGAAATCCAAGCACTCTCAGAGATTCATGGCGAAATCGTTAGAATTCGTATAGAATTGCTTGAAAACTAA
- the thrC gene encoding threonine synthase encodes MSNANRYTGLVDRYRDRLPVAATTRAISLNEGNTPLIKLNNIPRIIGKDVEIYVKYEGLNPTGSFKDRGMTMAVTKAVEEGSQAIICASTGNTSASAAAYAARAGIKAFVLIPEGKIAMGKMAQAMMYGAITMQIRGNFDDGMRLVKEVADQAPVTIVNSINPYRLQGQKTIAYEIVEALGRAPDYHCLPVGNAGNITAHWMGYTEAVADSAQFEQVVYDAASDAFTGPKPEGRPVMVGYQASGAAPFLRGAPVENPETVATAIRIGNPQSFNHAKAVVKESSGWFDELTDAEILDAQRMLAMYEGVFCEPASAASVGGAIRDIKAGKIAEGSVIVCTVTGNGLKDPDTAIKQCQDAVMLSIDATMDQVKDSILSNM; translated from the coding sequence ATGTCGAATGCCAATCGTTACACTGGTTTAGTTGACCGTTATCGAGACCGTTTACCTGTCGCAGCCACTACTCGCGCTATTTCTTTAAATGAAGGCAACACGCCGCTCATCAAGCTCAACAATATTCCACGCATTATTGGCAAAGACGTTGAAATTTATGTGAAATATGAGGGTTTAAACCCAACAGGTTCATTTAAAGACCGTGGTATGACCATGGCGGTCACCAAAGCAGTTGAAGAAGGTTCTCAAGCCATTATCTGTGCGTCTACAGGTAATACCTCAGCATCGGCAGCGGCTTATGCTGCACGTGCTGGCATCAAAGCATTTGTGTTGATCCCAGAAGGCAAAATTGCCATGGGCAAAATGGCACAAGCCATGATGTACGGTGCAATCACCATGCAAATTCGCGGAAACTTTGATGACGGTATGCGTCTGGTCAAAGAAGTTGCCGATCAAGCCCCTGTGACGATTGTCAACTCGATTAACCCATATCGTTTACAAGGGCAAAAAACCATTGCCTATGAAATCGTCGAAGCCTTGGGTCGTGCACCAGATTATCACTGCTTACCTGTAGGTAATGCTGGAAATATCACAGCACATTGGATGGGGTATACCGAAGCTGTTGCAGACAGTGCACAGTTTGAACAAGTGGTTTATGACGCTGCCAGCGATGCCTTTACGGGTCCTAAACCAGAAGGTCGCCCAGTTATGGTCGGCTATCAAGCTTCAGGTGCTGCACCGTTCTTACGTGGTGCGCCCGTTGAAAACCCTGAAACCGTTGCTACAGCTATTCGTATTGGTAATCCACAAAGCTTTAACCATGCCAAAGCCGTTGTTAAAGAATCTTCTGGTTGGTTCGACGAGTTGACCGACGCAGAGATCTTAGACGCACAACGTATGCTTGCAATGTATGAAGGCGTGTTCTGTGAGCCTGCATCTGCGGCCAGCGTCGGCGGTGCAATCCGGGATATCAAAGCAGGTAAAATTGCCGAAGGTTCAGTCATTGTGTGTACTGTAACGGGGAATGGCTTAAAAGACCCAGATACAGCGATTAAACAATGCCAAGATGCGGTAATGCTCAGTATTGATGCCACCATGGATCAAGTAAAAGATTCTATCTTATCCAATATGTAA
- a CDS encoding DsbA family oxidoreductase translates to MRVDIWSDVVCPFCYIGKKRLEAVAQQLNMPLEIHWHSFQLDPEAPARLEISNTERLAQKYQRSVAEVEAMQENIAEMAQQEGITFNWQQANSGNTFDAHRLIHFAQSKGLGNEATEALFYSYMTQGLAIGERETLEDVAARIGLNPVEVDDLLDSNELADFVKYDEDLARDQLKVSAVPFFVFDQRIALAGAQPREVFAEVLQKAFASIKHHDDDNNAMAEPAAN, encoded by the coding sequence ATGCGCGTAGATATTTGGTCTGATGTAGTCTGCCCTTTTTGTTATATTGGTAAAAAACGCTTAGAAGCTGTCGCACAACAGCTCAATATGCCATTAGAAATACATTGGCATAGTTTTCAACTCGATCCTGAAGCCCCTGCGCGTTTAGAGATCTCTAACACTGAACGTCTTGCACAAAAATATCAACGTAGTGTAGCTGAAGTTGAAGCCATGCAAGAAAATATCGCAGAGATGGCACAACAAGAAGGCATCACCTTCAATTGGCAACAGGCCAACTCAGGCAATACATTTGATGCGCATCGCCTGATTCACTTTGCCCAAAGCAAAGGGCTCGGCAATGAAGCTACAGAAGCGCTATTTTATAGTTATATGACCCAAGGGCTTGCCATTGGTGAGCGGGAAACTTTAGAAGACGTTGCAGCACGTATTGGGCTGAATCCGGTCGAAGTAGATGATCTTTTAGATTCAAATGAGCTAGCAGATTTTGTTAAATACGACGAAGACTTAGCACGCGATCAACTCAAAGTATCGGCTGTACCGTTCTTTGTATTTGACCAAAGAATTGCACTCGCTGGCGCACAACCACGTGAAGTCTTTGCCGAAGTATTACAAAAAGCCTTTGCATCGATCAAACACCATGATGATGACAATAATGCCATGGCTGAACCAGCAGCAAACTAA